A window from Drosophila yakuba strain Tai18E2 chromosome 3L, Prin_Dyak_Tai18E2_2.1, whole genome shotgun sequence encodes these proteins:
- the LOC6534007 gene encoding GPN-loop GTPase 2, which translates to MMQRFPTQATVENPRYGQLIIGPPGSGKTTYCAEALKFYRELGRQVGVVNLDPANENMSYEPVLSVMELITVEDCMEHLKIGPNGALMHCAEYLADHLEDWLLPALRKLGATHNYFLFDCPGQIELYTHHTAMARVFERLERERYSLVTVNLIDSHYCSEPSKFIATLLMALNTMLRMSLPHVNVLSKADLLKKHETKLHFNVDFYTDVLDLKYLLDKLDDDPAMRKYHKLNAAICSMVEDYALVSFQLLDVFSTDSMLRLRNHIDKANGYVYKAGEEQTVNSLLACAVGAETEAARMEHDVRPYME; encoded by the coding sequence ATGATGCAAAGATTTCCAACGCAGGCGACCGTGGAGAATCCACGTTATGGACAGCTAATCATAGGGCCTCCTGGTTCTGGGAAGACCACGTATTGCGCCGAGGCCCTTAAGTTCTATCGCGAACTGGGCCGTCAGGTGGGCGTGGTGAATCTCGATCCAGCCAACGAAAACATGTCCTACGAACCGGTGCTCAGTGTGATGGAGCTTATCACTGTGGAGGATTGCATGGAGCACCTGAAGATCGGGCCAAATGGAGCTCTGATGCACTGCGCCGAGTATCTGGCCGATCATCTGGAGGATTGGCTTTTGCCGGCACTGCGCAAACTGGGCGCCACGCACAACTACTTTCTGTTTGACTGTCCCGGGCAAATTGAGCTATATACCCATCACACCGCCATGGCCCGGGTTTTTGAGCGTTTGGAGCGTGAGAGATATAGCCTGGTCACCGTTAATCTCATAGATTCGCACTATTGCTCGGAGCCGTCCAAATTTATTGCCACTTTGCTGATGGCATTGAACACCATGTTGCGGATGAGTCTACCCCACGTAAATGTGCTTTCCAAGGCCGATCTGCTGAAGAAACACGAGACCAAGCTGCACTTCAATGTGGACTTCTATACAGACGTCCTGGACCTCAAATATCTGCTGGACAAACTGGACGATGATCCCGCCATGCGCAAGTACCACAAACTGAATGCAGCCATCTGCTCCATGGTGGAGGACTACGCCCTCGTCTCATTCCAACTGCTGGACGTCTTTAGCACGGACAGCATGCTCCGCTTGCGCAATCACATTGACAAGGCTAATGGATACGTCTACAAGGCGGGCGAGGAGCAGACGGTCAACTCTCTACTAGCCTGCGCCGTGGGTGCGGAAACTGAGGCCGCTCGCATGGAGCATGATGTCCGGCCCTATATGGAATAA
- the LOC6534008 gene encoding actin-interacting protein 1: MAQPQPPAYENKNIYATLPRTQRGQPIVLGADPKGKNFLYTNGNSVIIRNIENPAIADVYTEHSCAVNVAKYSPSGFYIASGDASGKIRIWDTVNKEHLLKNEFQPIAGPIKDISWSPDNQRIVAVGEGRERFGHVFMSETGTSVGEISGQSKSINSADFRPARPFRIVTGSEDNTIAVFEGPPFKFKMTKQDHSRFVQAVRYSPDGKFFASAGFDGKVFLYDGTSSELVGEFGSPAHKGGVYALAWKPDSTQLLTCSGDKTCRLWTVESRELVSEFVMGTTVDDQQVSCLWQGDNLITVSLSGVITYLNVADPSKPLRVVKGHNKPITVLGLSDDRSTIYTGSHDGVVTNWNSGSGTNDRITGTGHGNQINGIAAWGDFVYTCGIDDSLRQFSVEGNTYTDYVVKLNCQPRGLAILRNENIIAIACIKELTLVQDQKKIFSLPIKYEASSIAVNADTLEVAVGGDDQKLHIYTLKGGVLEPKVELDHLGAVTDVSYSPDLKYLVACDAHRKVVLYSVEEYKPAHNKEWGFHSARVNTVAWSPNSLLVASGSLDTSIIIWSLANPAKHTIIKNAHPQSQITRLVWLDNNTVISTGQDCNTKVWHVESI, translated from the exons ATGGCTCAACCCCAACCACCGGCGTACGAAAACA AAAACATCTACGCAACTCTGCCGCGCACCCAACGCGGCCAACCCATCGTTTTGGGTGCCGATCCCAAGGGCAAGAACTTCCTGTACACCAATGGAAACTCTGTGATCATCCGGAACATCGAG AATCCAGCCATTGCCGATGTCTACACGGAGCACTCGTGTGCAGTGAACGTGGCCAAGTACTCGCCCAGCGGATTCTACATTGCATCTGGCG ACGCCTCCGGCAAGATTCGCATTTGGGACACAGTCAACAAAGAGCACCTGCTTAAGAATGAGTTCCAGCCCATTGCAGGACCAATCAAGGACATTAGCTGGTCGCCAGACAACCAGCGCATTGTGGCTGTCGGCGAGGGACGCGAGCGTTTCGGCCATGTCTTTATGTCTGAAACCGGCACCTCTGTGGGCGAGATCAGCGGCCAGTCCAAGTCAATCAACTCGGCGGACTTCCGGCCAGCCAGGCCATTCCGCATTGTTACGG GCAGCGAAGACAATACTATCGCCGTGTTCGAAGGACCCCCGTTCAAGTTCAAGATGACCAAGCAGGATCACTCCCGCTTCGTACAGGCTGTTCGCTACTCGCCCGATGGCAAGTTCTTCGCCTCAGCCGGCTTTGATGGCAAAGTCTTCCTGTACGATGGCACCAGCTCTGAATTGGTGGGCGAATTTGGCTCTCCTGCCCACAAGGGCGGCGTTTACGCTTTGGCCTGGAAACCAGACAGCACCCAACTGCTGACCTGCTCTGGCGACAAGACCTGTCGTCTTTGGACAGTGGAGTCGCGCGAGCTAGTTAGCGAGTTTGTGATGGGCACCACTGTGGACGACCAGCAGGTGTCCTGTCTGTGGCAAGGAGACAACCTGATCACCGTCTCACTCTCGGGCGTGATCACCTACCTCAATGTGGCGGATCCCTCAAAGCCGCTGCGTGTGGTGAAGGGCCACAACAAGCCCATCACCGTGCTGGGACTGAGCGATGACCGCAGCACCATCTACACGGGCAGCCACGATGGCGTGGTGACCAACTGGAATTCGGGCAGCGGCACCAACGATCGCATCACGGGCACTGGACACGGAAACCAGATCAACGGCATTGCCGCCTGGGGTGACTTTGTATACACCTGTGGCATCGACGACAGCCTTCGCCAGTTCAGCGTTGAGGGCAACACCTACACGGACTATGTGGTCAAGCTTAACTGCCAGCCTCGTGGCTTGGCTATTTTGCGTAACGAGAACATTATTGCAATCGCCTGCATCAAGGAGTTGACTCTTGTGCAGGACCAGAAGAAGATCTTCTCGCTGCCCATCAAGTACGAGGCCAGCTCGATTGCCGTTAATGCGGACACCTTAGAGGTAGCTGTCGGAGGTGATGACCAAAAGTTGCACATCTACACCCTGAAGGGTGGAGTCCTGGAGCCCAAGGTGGAGCTGGATCACTTGGGAGCTGTCACGGATGTTTCGTACTCCCCGGACTTGAAGTATCTGGTGGCTTGCGATGCTCATCGCAAGGTGGTGCTCTACTCAGTGGAGGAGTACAAG CCCGCACACAACAAGGAGTGGGGCTTCCACAGTGCTCGCGTAAATACGGTGGCCTGGTCGCCTAACTCGCTTCTGGTGGCTAGTGGATCGTTGGACACT